One segment of Panicum virgatum strain AP13 chromosome 3K, P.virgatum_v5, whole genome shotgun sequence DNA contains the following:
- the LOC120701453 gene encoding putative MO25-like protein At5g47540: MGSGSGRRGWWLFRSKVRCPVEVVCHSRDLLSYVLQDREAHSNNRDPKREQKMTDLRKSIREMKCILYGNGDADPVTEACTNLTKEFFKDNTNTLRLLIVCIPYLDLETQKDVTQVIANLQRQKVDSRIIASDYLEANKDLLDILIFGYENMEIAIHYSTILRDCIRHQVVARYVLDSEHMKKFFDYIQLPDFNIASDAFRTYKELLTRHKSSAAEFFSRNYDWFFSEFNSKLLSSPNYIIRRQATQLLGGILLDKSNTPVMICYVSSKENLIILMNLLREQSKAIQVEAFHVFKLFAANQDKPPEIVSILSANKSKLIRFLGDFSLDKEDQQFEVDKAKVVAEISML; this comes from the exons ATGGGGAGTGGGTCAGGAAGGAGGGGATGGTGGCTGTTCCGATCAAAGGTGAGGTGCCCAGTGGAGGTGGTGTGTCATTCAAGGGACCTGCTTAGTTATGTTTTGCAAGACCGAGAGGCTCACAGCAACAATCGTGACCCCAAGCGTGAACAAAAA ATGACAGATCTAAGAAAAAGCATAAGGGAGATGAAGTGCATTCTATATGGCAATGGTGATGCAGATCCTGTCACTGAAGCTTGCACAAATTTGACCAAGGAATTCTTCAAAGACAATACCAACACCCTGCGTCTACTAATTGTTTGCATTCCCTATTTGGACTTAGAA ACTCAAAAGGATGTTACTCAAGTTATTGCAAACTTACAAAGGCAAAAGGTAGATTCGAGGATTATTGCATCTGATTACCTAGAAGCTAACAAAGACCTTTTGGACATTCTAATCTTTGG ATATGAAAACATGGAGATTGCAATACATTATAGCACGATTTTAAGGGACTGCATACGCCACCAAGTTGTTGCTCG GTATGTATTAGACTCAGAACACATGAAGAAGTTCTTTGATTACATACAGCTTCCTGACTTCAATATAGCATCAGATGCTTTCAGGACTTACAAG GAACTATTGACAAGGCATAAATCAAGCGCTGCTGAGTTCTTTTCCAGGAATTATGATTGG TTCTTTTCAGAATTTAACTCAAAATTGCTATCATCTCCCAACTATATCATCCGAAGGCAAGCTACTCAA CTTCTGGGAGGCATTCTTTTGGATAAGTCAAACACCCCAGTGATGATTTGCTATGTTAGTTCAAAGGAGAACCTCATAATTCTAATGAACCTTCTAAGG GAACAAAGCAAGGCTATTCAAGTCGAGGCTTTTCATGTCTTCAAA CTGTTTGCCGCCAATCAAGACAAGCCACCTGAGATTGTCAGCATACTGTCAGCCAACAAAAGCAAGCTTATTAGGTTTTTAGGAGACTTCTCTCTAGATAAAG AGGACCAACAATTTGAGGTCGACAAAGCTAAGGTCGTTGCAGAGATCTCGATGCTATAA